The following coding sequences are from one Streptomyces sp. NBC_01485 window:
- a CDS encoding enoyl-CoA hydratase/isomerase family protein, producing the protein MTTAVLTEQSGAVRWIRLNRPESRNSINPDLIESLDDAVASAIQDPDTEAVVIAGNGPSFCAGADLRHLLELARTGGDPLAFLGTVSECFTRLETAPKPVIAAVHGHVVAGGLELALACDAVVARAGTVIGDGHIRNGLLPGAGSSVRLPRKVGDPLARRLMLTGELLPAEQFVPSGFVQAVADAEEFETTVSAVARSFTGLPPGHARMKQLLADPTVAQALLQELDVFAEHWREQDIAAKLTHFFDQRAVR; encoded by the coding sequence GTGACCACCGCCGTACTCACCGAGCAGAGCGGCGCCGTCCGCTGGATCCGGCTCAACCGGCCCGAGAGCCGCAACTCGATCAACCCGGACCTGATCGAGTCCCTGGACGACGCCGTCGCCTCCGCGATACAGGATCCGGACACCGAGGCCGTGGTGATCGCCGGGAACGGGCCGAGCTTCTGCGCCGGCGCCGACCTGCGCCACCTGCTGGAGCTGGCCCGCACGGGCGGCGACCCGCTGGCCTTCCTCGGCACGGTCTCCGAATGCTTCACCCGGCTGGAGACGGCGCCGAAGCCCGTCATCGCCGCCGTGCACGGCCATGTGGTCGCCGGCGGGCTGGAGCTGGCGCTCGCCTGCGACGCCGTCGTGGCCCGGGCCGGCACGGTCATCGGCGACGGGCACATCCGCAACGGCCTGCTGCCCGGCGCCGGATCGAGCGTGCGGCTGCCCCGCAAGGTGGGCGACCCCCTGGCCCGGCGCCTGATGCTCACCGGCGAACTGCTGCCGGCCGAGCAGTTCGTGCCCAGCGGCTTCGTCCAGGCCGTCGCCGACGCCGAGGAGTTCGAGACGACCGTCTCGGCCGTGGCGCGGTCCTTCACGGGCCTGCCGCCCGGCCATGCGCGGATGAAGCAGCTGCTCGCCGATCCGACCGTGGCTCAGGCCCTGCTGCAAGAGCTCGACGTGTTCGCCGAGCACTGGCGCGAGCAGGACATCGCCGCCAAGCTCACCCATTTCTTCGACCAGCGAGCCGTGAGGTAG
- a CDS encoding SDR family NAD(P)-dependent oxidoreductase, with amino-acid sequence MEGLENKVVVLAGAGGLATATAKILGAGGATIVVSDVVEASAEATLAAARAAGGEGVAMVVDISDEDQVKSQIDRAMKEYGRIDGLFNVAANIHPDEVAKDTNVVDIDLAAWQRTIDVNLTGYLLTLKHALPHMIAGGGGSVVNTVSGAVYAGMSDKVAYSVTKAGITALTRHVARKYGKDGVRANCVAPGLVLTEATKLNLPEEFRDMILTGTPAVRHGEPRDIGATVAFLLSDLSEWTNGQVLCVDGGTSMRA; translated from the coding sequence ATGGAAGGCCTCGAGAACAAGGTCGTCGTCCTCGCCGGCGCAGGTGGGCTCGCCACCGCGACGGCGAAGATCCTGGGCGCCGGCGGTGCCACGATCGTGGTGAGCGACGTCGTCGAGGCCTCGGCCGAGGCCACGCTGGCCGCCGCCCGCGCCGCCGGCGGGGAAGGCGTCGCCATGGTCGTCGACATCTCGGACGAGGACCAGGTCAAGAGCCAGATCGACCGGGCGATGAAGGAGTACGGGCGGATCGACGGACTCTTCAACGTGGCCGCCAACATCCATCCGGACGAGGTCGCCAAGGACACGAACGTCGTCGACATCGACCTGGCCGCCTGGCAGCGCACGATCGACGTCAACCTCACGGGCTATCTGCTGACCCTCAAGCACGCCCTGCCCCACATGATCGCGGGCGGCGGCGGCTCCGTGGTGAACACCGTGTCCGGCGCCGTCTACGCCGGGATGTCGGACAAGGTCGCCTACTCGGTGACGAAGGCCGGGATCACCGCGCTGACCCGGCATGTCGCCCGCAAGTACGGCAAGGACGGAGTGCGTGCGAACTGCGTCGCGCCCGGCCTGGTGCTGACGGAGGCGACGAAGCTGAACCTCCCCGAGGAGTTCCGCGACATGATCCTCACGGGCACACCGGCGGTGCGGCACGGTGAGCCCCGGGACATCGGCGCCACCGTCGCGTTCCTGCTGTCCGACCTGTCGGAGTGGACCAACGGCCAGGTCCTGTGCGTCGACGGCGGCACCTCGATGCGCGCCTAG
- a CDS encoding MMPL family transporter: MSTFLYRLGRFSYRRKWTVIIGWLVVLCALGASAATLMKPFTSSTSIPGTEAQKASDVLGREFPSGSDGITGQIVFRAPQGQTVTAGPAGDAIRTATARIAKTPGVQSVTTPSAAAGNVSRDGRTGIGQVTFTAEKSADISATSVKEIEAAAEQARSGGLTVALGGRAFDPVESAAGGAGEAAGMLITLIVLILVFRSLRAAVVPLAMAVVGVALGVLALLTLTSVVDMDSTALMLALMLGLAVGVDYALFIVSRHQTQVRDGMDPEESAGLAVGTAGSAVLFAGATVVIALAALTVVRIPFLAVMGLGAALTVVGAVVLALTLLPAVLGLLGPRIAFSRIPALRRSAQRSLDKQRSGAVGAGVRWARLMDRRRWAVLLLGLVGLGVLAVPAADLRLGLSLPSTNAEAVRAQKMTDDAFGPGYSGTLVILVEGDGAKATESAAKEIAQVAAGLPDVASVAPARLSATGNAALVGVVPRSGPQDERTEQLLHDIRAARDGIEKSTDSEINVTGSTAVSIDVAAKLTEALPVYCLVVMGLAVLLLTLVFRSIAVPLKAALGFLLSLGGSLGVLVAVLQWGWLSSVLGTQASPTIISFLPILLIGILFGLAMDYEVFLVSRMREEYARGKAPVAAMVDGFGHGSKVVTAAAVIMVSVFGSFVFADMQITKGMGLALAVGVLLDAFVVRMCLVPAAMSVLQHAAWWLPRFLHRALPHVDVEGEKLTRQLAGPAQADRDRDLLTSHR; this comes from the coding sequence TTGTCCACGTTCCTGTACCGCCTGGGGAGGTTCTCCTACCGGCGCAAATGGACGGTGATCATCGGCTGGCTGGTCGTGCTGTGCGCCCTCGGCGCGTCGGCCGCCACCCTGATGAAGCCGTTCACCTCCTCCACCAGCATCCCGGGAACCGAGGCCCAGAAGGCCTCCGACGTCCTGGGCAGGGAGTTCCCGTCGGGCAGCGACGGCATCACCGGGCAGATCGTCTTCCGCGCGCCCCAGGGCCAGACGGTGACGGCCGGTCCGGCGGGCGACGCGATCCGCACCGCCACCGCCCGGATCGCCAAGACACCCGGCGTGCAGTCCGTGACCACTCCCTCGGCCGCGGCGGGCAACGTCTCCCGCGACGGCCGCACCGGCATAGGCCAGGTCACCTTCACCGCGGAGAAGTCCGCCGACATCAGCGCGACCTCGGTCAAGGAGATCGAGGCGGCGGCGGAGCAGGCACGCTCCGGCGGGCTGACGGTGGCCCTGGGCGGCCGGGCGTTCGACCCCGTGGAGTCGGCCGCCGGGGGCGCCGGTGAGGCGGCCGGCATGCTGATCACCCTGATCGTCCTGATCCTGGTGTTCCGCTCGCTGCGCGCCGCCGTCGTCCCGCTGGCCATGGCCGTGGTCGGGGTCGCGCTGGGCGTCCTGGCCCTGCTGACGCTCACCAGCGTCGTCGACATGGACAGCACCGCGCTGATGCTCGCCCTGATGCTGGGCCTGGCCGTCGGCGTGGACTACGCGCTGTTCATCGTCTCCCGGCACCAGACGCAGGTCAGGGACGGCATGGACCCGGAGGAGTCCGCGGGCCTCGCCGTGGGCACCGCCGGCTCGGCCGTGCTGTTCGCCGGCGCGACGGTGGTCATCGCGCTCGCCGCCCTGACCGTCGTACGCATCCCGTTCCTCGCCGTCATGGGACTCGGCGCCGCCCTCACCGTCGTCGGCGCGGTGGTGCTGGCGCTCACCCTGCTGCCCGCCGTGCTGGGCCTGCTCGGCCCGCGCATCGCCTTCAGCCGGATCCCGGCGCTGCGCAGGTCCGCGCAGCGCTCGCTGGACAAGCAGCGCTCCGGTGCGGTCGGCGCGGGCGTGCGCTGGGCGCGGCTGATGGACCGGCGTCGCTGGGCCGTCCTGCTGCTGGGCCTGGTCGGCCTCGGCGTGCTGGCCGTGCCCGCCGCCGATCTGCGGCTCGGGCTGTCGCTGCCCAGCACCAACGCGGAGGCCGTCCGCGCGCAGAAGATGACCGACGACGCGTTCGGCCCCGGCTACAGCGGCACGCTGGTCATCCTGGTCGAGGGCGACGGGGCCAAGGCCACCGAGTCCGCGGCCAAGGAGATCGCCCAGGTCGCGGCCGGTCTGCCGGACGTCGCCTCGGTGGCGCCCGCCCGGCTCAGCGCCACCGGGAACGCGGCCTTGGTCGGCGTCGTACCGCGGAGCGGTCCCCAGGACGAGCGCACCGAGCAGCTGCTGCACGACATCCGGGCCGCCCGCGACGGCATCGAGAAGTCCACGGACTCGGAGATCAACGTCACCGGCTCCACCGCCGTCAGCATCGACGTCGCCGCGAAGCTCACCGAGGCGCTGCCCGTCTACTGCCTGGTGGTCATGGGCCTCGCGGTCCTGCTGCTGACCCTGGTGTTCCGCTCGATCGCCGTGCCGCTGAAGGCCGCGCTGGGCTTCCTGCTGTCGCTCGGCGGCTCGCTGGGCGTCCTGGTCGCCGTCCTGCAGTGGGGCTGGCTGTCCTCCGTGCTCGGCACCCAGGCGAGCCCGACCATCATCAGCTTCCTGCCGATCCTGCTGATCGGCATCCTGTTCGGCCTCGCCATGGACTACGAGGTCTTCCTCGTCTCCCGGATGCGCGAGGAGTACGCGCGGGGCAAGGCTCCGGTGGCGGCCATGGTGGACGGCTTCGGCCACGGCTCGAAGGTCGTCACCGCGGCGGCGGTCATCATGGTGAGCGTCTTCGGCTCCTTCGTCTTCGCCGACATGCAGATCACCAAGGGCATGGGTCTGGCCCTGGCGGTCGGCGTCCTGCTCGACGCGTTCGTCGTCCGGATGTGCCTGGTGCCGGCCGCGATGTCCGTGCTCCAGCACGCGGCCTGGTGGCTGCCGCGCTTCCTGCACCGGGCGCTGCCGCACGTCGACGTCGAGGGCGAGAAGCTGACCCGTCAGCTGGCGGGTCCGGCGCAGGCCGACCGGGACAGGGACCTGCTCACGTCCCACCGGTAG
- a CDS encoding alpha/beta hydrolase domain-containing protein translates to METVTPAVLRRSPDDGSATFAPYGTHVPSLDTYDYVEEEWIATGEEDGHSYATTVLVRRPRDRARFSGTVIAEPLHVHGIAPIWIYSGPYILRSGHAWVEITAQKTTLDLHVKASNAQRYESLHIEGPDSADFDMNANLGDREASRVFFSELRRRNRATSTILAQVGAALRSPEGPFAGAEPAQVVLAGHSQTGWVTTAFTGDAHDVLRLADGSSVYDGFFPSGFPLDAFHDVDVPVVQVMSDGDVSVPSYSFVPGHEGRKYRRDDSDKPGDRFRLYELAGIPHMGTRYAPYNDVSLWKATFPADDVSFGPKMNSLPHFELFNMGLHHLVEWVANGTVPPRADRLEVGPDGYFVLDEHGNTRGGVRSAQLDVPHSTYRPNPTNPDGTPSYLTIGSEEPFDAPKLRELYRDSADYLQRFDHRLDELIGEGWYLAEDAEDLRREAREIEIP, encoded by the coding sequence ATGGAAACCGTGACCCCCGCAGTACTGCGCCGATCGCCGGACGACGGCTCGGCGACGTTCGCCCCCTACGGCACCCACGTGCCCTCCCTCGACACCTACGACTACGTCGAGGAGGAGTGGATCGCCACCGGCGAGGAGGACGGCCACTCCTACGCGACGACGGTGCTCGTACGACGCCCCCGGGACCGGGCGCGTTTCAGCGGCACCGTGATCGCCGAGCCGCTGCACGTCCACGGCATCGCGCCGATCTGGATCTACAGCGGCCCCTACATCCTGCGGTCGGGCCATGCGTGGGTGGAGATCACCGCGCAGAAGACCACGCTGGACCTGCATGTGAAGGCGTCCAACGCGCAGCGCTACGAGTCCCTGCACATCGAGGGTCCCGACAGCGCGGACTTCGACATGAACGCGAACCTCGGAGACCGCGAGGCGTCGAGGGTGTTCTTCAGCGAGCTGCGGCGCCGCAACCGGGCGACGAGCACGATCCTCGCCCAGGTCGGCGCCGCCCTCCGATCGCCCGAGGGACCGTTCGCGGGCGCGGAGCCGGCCCAGGTCGTCCTCGCCGGACACTCGCAGACCGGCTGGGTCACCACCGCCTTCACCGGCGACGCCCACGACGTACTGCGCCTGGCCGACGGCTCGTCCGTCTACGACGGCTTCTTCCCGTCGGGCTTCCCCCTCGACGCCTTCCACGACGTCGACGTACCGGTCGTGCAGGTCATGAGCGACGGAGACGTCTCCGTGCCCTCGTACTCGTTCGTCCCCGGGCACGAGGGACGCAAGTACCGCCGCGACGACAGCGACAAGCCCGGCGACCGGTTCCGCCTCTACGAACTCGCCGGCATCCCCCACATGGGCACCCGTTACGCGCCCTACAACGACGTGTCCCTGTGGAAGGCGACCTTCCCGGCGGACGACGTCTCCTTCGGCCCGAAGATGAACAGCCTGCCCCACTTCGAGCTGTTCAACATGGGCCTGCACCACCTGGTCGAGTGGGTGGCGAACGGCACCGTGCCGCCCCGCGCCGACCGCCTGGAGGTGGGCCCGGACGGCTACTTCGTCCTCGACGAGCACGGCAACACCCGGGGCGGGGTGCGCAGCGCCCAACTGGACGTGCCGCACTCCACGTACCGGCCCAACCCGACCAACCCGGACGGCACTCCGAGCTATCTGACGATCGGCAGCGAGGAGCCGTTCGACGCGCCGAAGCTGCGGGAGCTGTACCGGGACTCCGCCGACTACCTCCAGCGCTTCGACCACCGTCTGGACGAGCTGATCGGCGAGGGCTGGTACCTCGCGGAGGACGCCGAGGATCTGCGGCGCGAGGCGCGGGAGATCGAGATCCCGTGA
- a CDS encoding CocE/NonD family hydrolase — MADAAELVVENDVMVPMRDGIRLRTDIFRPAGPGPYPVLLQRYPYTPRDGISAMFAEMIARQGYAVIVQSCRGRYGSEGEFYPFVPDVEDGYDAVEWAAAQPWSNGKVGMWGMSYSGFSQWAAAIARPPHLVALAPFTCGWDWSESTWYYAPGVLHLGLALSWSGLMTTEEADRRGVPSPLPGFAAAGRLMDGRGLGDPAKLAEMGRLEVEATRSMLDRRPLRDVEELRELAPWFRDWCDQDDGQDPAWQRISAAAHVEDIDLPIFHLGGWYDFFAKGNLDAYTTLSKEGSTERTRKGQRLLVGPWNHNCVQQRPDADDNAGYFVDFSPEAPVMRFFAHHLKGELPDYETQEPRVRLYVMGDNVWREEQEWPLARTEWTPYHLHGADGDRSLSTEPPADEQPDTYVYDPSDPVPGSLRTGAAYNDPVDLDAVALRSDVLVYSTPALEAEVEVTGPVTLELWASSSVENTDFTAKLVDVFPDGTAVTVCQGIVRTGYKVAEPRTPGTPYRYEISLWATSTVFQAGHRIRLDVSSSEYPTFDLNPNTGERITHATSDKTVPATQHVFHDELRPSRLILPIIPR, encoded by the coding sequence ATGGCTGACGCCGCTGAACTCGTCGTCGAGAACGACGTGATGGTGCCGATGCGCGACGGCATCCGTCTGCGCACGGACATCTTCCGGCCTGCCGGGCCGGGCCCCTACCCGGTGCTGCTCCAGCGCTACCCGTACACCCCCCGCGACGGCATCTCGGCGATGTTCGCGGAGATGATCGCCCGGCAGGGCTACGCCGTGATCGTGCAGAGCTGTCGCGGCCGGTACGGCTCGGAGGGCGAGTTCTATCCGTTCGTACCGGACGTGGAGGACGGCTACGACGCCGTCGAGTGGGCGGCGGCCCAGCCCTGGTCGAACGGCAAGGTGGGCATGTGGGGCATGTCCTACAGCGGCTTCTCGCAGTGGGCCGCCGCCATCGCCCGGCCGCCCCACCTGGTCGCGCTCGCCCCGTTCACCTGCGGCTGGGACTGGAGCGAGAGCACCTGGTACTACGCGCCCGGCGTGCTCCACCTCGGCCTCGCGCTGAGCTGGAGCGGCCTCATGACCACGGAGGAGGCCGACCGCCGGGGCGTTCCGTCGCCGCTGCCCGGTTTCGCCGCCGCCGGTCGGCTCATGGACGGCCGGGGCCTCGGCGACCCGGCGAAGCTCGCCGAGATGGGCCGGCTGGAGGTGGAGGCCACCCGCAGCATGCTGGACCGCCGCCCGCTGCGGGACGTCGAGGAGCTGCGGGAGCTGGCGCCGTGGTTCCGCGACTGGTGCGACCAGGACGACGGACAGGACCCGGCCTGGCAGCGGATCAGCGCCGCCGCCCATGTCGAGGACATCGACCTGCCGATCTTCCACCTGGGCGGCTGGTACGACTTCTTCGCCAAGGGCAACCTGGACGCCTACACCACGCTGTCCAAGGAAGGCTCCACCGAGCGGACCCGCAAGGGGCAGCGGCTGCTCGTCGGGCCGTGGAACCACAACTGCGTCCAGCAACGGCCCGACGCCGACGACAACGCCGGGTACTTCGTCGACTTCAGCCCCGAAGCACCGGTCATGCGGTTCTTCGCCCACCACCTCAAGGGTGAACTGCCGGACTACGAGACGCAGGAGCCGCGGGTCCGGCTGTACGTGATGGGCGACAACGTCTGGCGCGAGGAGCAGGAATGGCCCCTCGCCAGGACCGAGTGGACCCCGTACCACCTGCACGGTGCCGACGGTGACCGCAGCCTGTCGACCGAGCCGCCGGCCGACGAGCAGCCCGACACGTACGTGTACGACCCGAGCGACCCCGTGCCCGGCTCCCTGCGGACGGGCGCGGCGTACAACGACCCGGTCGACCTCGACGCCGTCGCCCTGCGGTCCGACGTGCTCGTCTACTCCACCCCGGCGCTGGAGGCCGAGGTGGAGGTCACCGGTCCGGTGACGCTGGAGCTGTGGGCGTCGTCGTCCGTGGAGAACACCGACTTCACCGCGAAGCTGGTCGACGTCTTCCCCGACGGCACCGCCGTCACCGTCTGCCAGGGCATCGTCCGCACCGGATACAAGGTGGCCGAGCCCCGGACGCCGGGAACGCCGTACCGCTACGAGATCAGCCTGTGGGCGACGAGCACCGTCTTCCAGGCCGGGCACCGCATCCGGCTCGACGTCTCCTCCAGCGAGTACCCCACCTTCGACCTCAACCCGAACACGGGCGAGCGCATCACCCACGCCACCTCGGACAAGACGGTTCCGGCCACCCAGCACGTCTTCCACGACGAGCTGCGCCCTTCCCGTCTCATCCTCCCGATCATCCCCCGCTGA
- a CDS encoding TetR/AcrR family transcriptional regulator, with the protein MSEDAQRTKRRDAARNRERLLTAARRAFAEHGPDVAFEEIARAADVSRTTIYRNFATRQELVATVYEDNVARIEQHAAGLGERPDGVVRLLDFVLDQQRDNRSLAHALSGADVEWLTGLSVRTVAAFRPHLERGRAAGFVHPDVDVRDLMLAFPMAAGAMADNDLVHRERTDDRVRTMLHRALFTDRGRAERT; encoded by the coding sequence ATGTCAGAAGACGCCCAGCGCACGAAACGGCGCGACGCCGCCCGCAACCGGGAGCGGCTGCTGACGGCCGCCCGCCGGGCGTTCGCCGAGCACGGGCCCGACGTCGCGTTCGAGGAGATCGCCCGCGCCGCCGACGTCAGCCGGACCACGATCTACCGCAACTTCGCCACCCGGCAGGAACTCGTGGCGACGGTCTACGAGGACAACGTCGCGCGCATCGAGCAGCACGCCGCCGGGCTCGGCGAGCGTCCGGACGGTGTCGTGCGCCTGCTGGACTTCGTGCTCGACCAGCAGCGCGACAACCGGAGCCTCGCGCACGCCCTGTCCGGCGCGGACGTCGAGTGGCTGACCGGCCTGTCCGTCCGCACCGTGGCCGCCTTCCGGCCGCACCTCGAACGTGGCCGCGCGGCCGGGTTCGTCCACCCGGACGTCGACGTCCGGGATCTGATGCTGGCCTTCCCCATGGCGGCGGGCGCGATGGCGGACAACGACCTCGTCCACCGCGAGCGGACGGACGACCGCGTCCGCACGATGCTGCACCGGGCCCTCTTCACCGACCGGGGGCGGGCGGAGCGGACCTGA
- a CDS encoding sensor histidine kinase translates to MLKGWWRNRPLRTRISILLIVLFNGVLTVTSVVVFSFLRSSLYEELDHRLTATTAGMATGDSVGAEMPGSRGVGYGWVKFGGDLYATLLDGDQRPQGPGPRYPDPPPPAGTPVTVPGDTSAAHDEYRLLTTRLADGRTAVAAVDTASTEAAVRRAVHVVVAVQLLADVVLGVLGVLVVRRSLRPLEDAARTADRVAAGDFAPRLVDARIAPKTEVGRLADALNRMLDQIHTALAARDASEERLRQFVADASHELRTPLQSIRGYGELYQRGALPDTRAVDEAVERMLAEVHRMTRLVESLLMLARFDEDDPDDLEPVDLSRVVAESCRDAAAVEPARPWTVAVAPDVTVWGDEAQLRGVVANLLANVRMHTPPEAACAVELSTAEDQAVLRVRDEGAGIPADAVPHVFDRFYRADKSRSRARGGSGLGLSIVAAVADLHGGAVSVESPPGGGTLVEVTLPAR, encoded by the coding sequence GTGCTGAAGGGCTGGTGGCGGAACCGGCCGCTGCGGACCCGGATCAGCATCCTGCTCATCGTCCTCTTCAACGGTGTGCTGACGGTGACGAGCGTCGTGGTGTTCTCCTTCCTGCGCTCCTCGCTGTACGAGGAGCTCGACCACCGGCTGACCGCGACGACCGCCGGCATGGCCACCGGCGACTCCGTCGGCGCCGAGATGCCGGGCAGCCGCGGCGTCGGCTACGGATGGGTCAAGTTCGGCGGAGATCTGTACGCCACCCTGCTCGACGGCGATCAGCGCCCCCAGGGTCCGGGCCCGCGCTATCCGGATCCGCCGCCGCCCGCCGGCACGCCGGTGACCGTGCCGGGCGACACGTCGGCGGCTCATGACGAGTACCGGCTCCTCACCACGCGGCTCGCGGACGGGCGGACAGCCGTGGCCGCCGTCGACACCGCCTCGACGGAGGCAGCGGTCCGCCGTGCCGTCCACGTGGTCGTGGCCGTCCAGTTGCTCGCCGACGTCGTCCTCGGCGTGCTAGGCGTCCTGGTCGTACGGCGTTCGCTGCGCCCGTTGGAGGACGCCGCGCGCACCGCGGACCGTGTCGCCGCCGGGGACTTCGCCCCGCGTCTGGTGGACGCCCGCATCGCGCCGAAGACCGAGGTGGGGCGGCTCGCCGACGCCCTCAACCGGATGCTGGACCAGATCCACACCGCGCTCGCCGCCCGCGACGCCTCGGAGGAGCGGCTGCGGCAGTTCGTCGCGGACGCCTCGCACGAACTGCGCACCCCGTTGCAGTCGATCCGCGGTTACGGCGAGCTCTACCAGCGCGGTGCGCTGCCCGACACGCGGGCGGTCGACGAGGCGGTGGAACGCATGCTGGCCGAGGTGCACCGGATGACGCGGCTCGTGGAGTCGCTGCTGATGCTGGCCCGCTTCGACGAGGACGACCCGGACGACCTCGAACCCGTCGACCTCAGCCGGGTGGTCGCCGAGTCCTGCCGCGACGCCGCCGCCGTCGAGCCGGCCCGCCCCTGGACGGTCGCCGTGGCCCCGGACGTGACGGTGTGGGGCGACGAGGCCCAACTGCGGGGCGTCGTCGCCAACTTGCTGGCCAACGTGCGGATGCACACGCCACCGGAGGCGGCCTGCGCGGTCGAGCTGTCGACGGCGGAGGACCAGGCCGTTCTGCGCGTCCGCGACGAGGGCGCCGGCATCCCGGCCGACGCCGTCCCCCATGTCTTCGACCGCTTCTACCGCGCCGACAAGAGCCGAAGCCGGGCTCGCGGCGGCAGCGGTCTCGGCCTCTCCATCGTCGCGGCCGTCGCCGACCTGCACGGCGGCGCCGTCAGCGTCGAGAGCCCGCCGGGAGGCGGCACCCTGGTCGAGGTGACCCTGCCCGCCCGGTGA
- a CDS encoding SDR family oxidoreductase, whose amino-acid sequence MRRYEDRVVLITGAGQGLGRAMAQRFAAEGARLALCDVNDASLKETAEQCAGDVRTSVVNVADPQQVDEWVAGTVDALGRVDVLVNNAGVIRDNRLERMTDDEWDAVVDVSLRGMFHCCRAVFPHMKRQDYGRILSFSSMSWRGNFGQVNYAAAKAGVVGMARTIALEGAKHGITSNAIAPGLISTPMLASMNDAARAKLAARVPMGHIGDPTDIAEAAAYLCSEAARYVTGVILDVDGGISTGTALR is encoded by the coding sequence GTGCGACGTTATGAAGACCGAGTCGTTCTGATCACCGGGGCCGGACAGGGCCTGGGCCGCGCCATGGCCCAGCGGTTCGCCGCGGAGGGCGCGCGACTGGCGTTGTGCGACGTCAACGACGCCTCACTGAAGGAGACCGCCGAGCAGTGCGCCGGTGACGTGCGCACGTCGGTCGTGAACGTGGCCGACCCCCAGCAGGTCGACGAGTGGGTGGCCGGCACGGTGGACGCCCTCGGCCGGGTGGACGTCCTGGTGAACAACGCCGGGGTGATCCGCGACAACCGGCTGGAGCGGATGACCGACGACGAGTGGGACGCCGTCGTCGACGTCAGCCTGCGCGGCATGTTCCACTGCTGCCGGGCGGTGTTCCCGCACATGAAGCGGCAGGACTACGGCCGCATCCTGTCCTTCTCGTCCATGTCCTGGCGGGGCAACTTCGGGCAGGTCAACTACGCCGCCGCGAAGGCCGGCGTGGTGGGCATGGCCCGCACGATCGCCCTCGAGGGCGCCAAGCACGGCATCACGTCGAACGCGATCGCGCCCGGCCTCATCAGCACGCCGATGCTGGCCTCGATGAACGACGCCGCCCGCGCCAAGCTCGCCGCCCGGGTGCCCATGGGGCACATCGGCGACCCCACGGACATCGCCGAAGCCGCCGCCTACCTGTGCTCGGAGGCGGCCCGGTACGTGACGGGCGTCATCCTCGACGTGGACGGCGGGATCAGCACCGGCACCGCTCTGCGCTGA
- a CDS encoding response regulator transcription factor, which yields MNDEEPRARGRLLVVDDEPAIVDTVARFLRFVGYEVRTAATGREALTLAREFLPDLVLLDIMLPDSDGFEVLNRLRADGLPVAVVFLTARDTRKDLVRGLSAGGDDYITKPFGLDEVAARIGAVLRRTRAHRPSDPTLGVADLTLNTLTHEVRRAGALIDLSPTEFRLLRYLMLHQGKVITRARLLEHVWSYDFNGDDTVVATYISYLRRKVDGQGERLIHTHRGVGYSLRATEC from the coding sequence ATGAACGACGAGGAGCCGCGGGCGCGGGGGCGGCTGCTGGTGGTCGACGACGAACCGGCGATCGTGGACACCGTCGCCCGGTTCCTGCGGTTCGTCGGGTACGAGGTGCGCACCGCCGCCACCGGCCGCGAGGCGCTGACCCTGGCCCGGGAGTTCCTGCCCGACCTGGTGCTGCTCGACATCATGCTGCCTGACAGCGACGGCTTCGAGGTTCTCAACCGGCTGCGCGCCGACGGGCTGCCGGTCGCCGTGGTCTTCCTCACCGCCCGCGACACGCGCAAGGATCTCGTCCGGGGGCTCAGCGCGGGCGGTGACGACTACATCACCAAGCCCTTCGGTCTCGACGAGGTCGCCGCCCGCATCGGCGCCGTCCTGCGCCGCACCCGCGCGCACCGCCCGAGCGACCCCACACTCGGGGTCGCCGACCTCACCCTCAACACCCTGACCCACGAGGTGCGCCGGGCCGGTGCCCTCATCGACCTCTCCCCCACCGAGTTCCGGCTCCTGCGGTACCTGATGCTGCACCAGGGCAAGGTGATCACCCGGGCCCGGCTCCTAGAGCACGTGTGGTCGTACGACTTCAACGGCGACGACACGGTGGTGGCCACCTACATCAGCTATCTGCGCCGCAAGGTCGACGGTCAGGGGGAGCGGCTGATCCACACCCATCGCGGCGTGGGGTACAGCCTCAGGGCCACGGAGTGCTGA